The following proteins are encoded in a genomic region of Streptomyces lunaelactis:
- a CDS encoding universal stress protein: MERHITAGIDGSSESLDAADWAAWEALRRGLPLHLVHAADEPASRTRLPELDAPAERERTALDHAAMRLSYGHPTLTIRPSRISGPPVPALLAAADSAETLVLGSRGYTTFAAFMVGSVALGVTAGASRPVVLVRAGERPEDEHEDTTAGPYRPVVLGLDLDHPCDEVLEYAFYAATIRRAPLHVLHTWMVPLVPSASADDPEEEKARALTAALAPWHHTFPEIQVREQLIHGRAGHHLLMASTNASLMVIGRSIAPGGEHLGITTRSVIHHVLCPVAVVPHA, from the coding sequence ATGGAACGCCACATCACCGCAGGCATCGACGGATCAAGCGAAAGCCTGGACGCCGCCGACTGGGCGGCCTGGGAAGCCTTGCGCCGCGGCCTGCCTCTCCATCTGGTCCACGCCGCCGACGAACCCGCGTCGCGGACCCGCCTCCCGGAGCTCGATGCTCCCGCAGAGCGTGAGCGCACGGCTCTGGACCACGCCGCGATGCGGCTGTCCTACGGCCACCCGACGCTGACGATCCGTCCCAGCCGCATCTCGGGCCCTCCGGTCCCCGCACTGCTGGCCGCCGCCGACTCCGCCGAGACGCTGGTCCTCGGCTCGCGGGGATACACCACCTTCGCGGCCTTCATGGTCGGCTCGGTCGCATTGGGGGTCACCGCCGGCGCTTCACGACCGGTCGTGCTCGTACGGGCGGGGGAGCGGCCCGAGGACGAACACGAGGACACGACGGCCGGCCCGTACCGCCCGGTCGTCCTCGGCCTCGACCTGGACCACCCGTGCGACGAGGTGCTGGAGTACGCCTTCTACGCAGCGACCATCCGCCGTGCCCCTCTCCATGTCCTGCACACATGGATGGTGCCCCTGGTGCCGTCGGCATCCGCCGACGACCCCGAGGAGGAGAAGGCTCGTGCTCTGACGGCGGCGCTGGCCCCCTGGCACCACACATTCCCCGAGATCCAGGTGCGCGAACAGTTGATCCACGGCCGAGCGGGCCACCATCTGCTGATGGCCTCCACCAACGCGAGTCTGATGGTCATCGGGCGCAGCATCGCACCGGGCGGCGAGCACCTGGGGATCACCACTCGCTCGGTGATCCACCATGTGCTCTGTCCGGTGGCGGTGGTGCCACACGCCTGA
- a CDS encoding universal stress protein: MELPLVVGVDGSESSLRAVDWAADEAALHRAPLRLVNASLWERYEGAALADDLGKPSERVLAENIVASATDRARRRSPDLKISTDILPEDAVTALLHEGRNASALVIGSHGRSGIAELLLGSVSLAVAARADCPVIVLRGGHDSRPGRGIHQRIVLGVDEPPEGSAAVRFAFLEAEVRHAELHAVRAWRRPAHETTEHPLPAGEPARYDENRAAETVEEALRAAVAEHPSVELHRRTVEGPARTVLMDASATADLLVVGAERRHGHVGLQLGRVAHAVLHRAVCPVAVVPQWV; the protein is encoded by the coding sequence ATGGAGCTGCCCCTGGTAGTGGGCGTGGACGGTTCCGAGTCGAGTCTGAGAGCCGTGGACTGGGCGGCCGACGAGGCCGCTCTGCACAGAGCGCCCCTGCGCCTGGTGAATGCCTCGCTGTGGGAGAGGTACGAAGGCGCCGCGCTCGCCGACGACCTGGGCAAGCCCTCGGAGCGAGTGCTCGCCGAGAACATCGTCGCCTCGGCCACGGACCGCGCCCGCCGCCGCAGCCCGGATCTGAAGATCTCCACTGACATCCTGCCCGAGGACGCGGTGACCGCCCTCCTGCACGAGGGCCGCAACGCCTCCGCGCTGGTGATCGGCTCGCACGGGCGCAGCGGCATCGCCGAGCTGCTGCTCGGCTCGGTCAGCCTGGCCGTCGCCGCCCGTGCCGACTGCCCGGTGATCGTGCTCCGCGGCGGCCACGACAGCCGGCCCGGCCGCGGAATTCATCAGCGCATCGTCCTCGGCGTCGACGAGCCGCCGGAAGGATCGGCCGCCGTGCGGTTCGCCTTCCTTGAGGCCGAGGTGCGGCATGCCGAGCTGCACGCCGTACGCGCCTGGCGGCGCCCGGCGCACGAGACCACCGAGCACCCTCTGCCGGCGGGGGAGCCTGCCCGCTATGACGAGAACCGGGCAGCGGAGACCGTGGAAGAGGCGCTGCGCGCGGCCGTGGCGGAGCATCCGTCCGTCGAGCTGCACCGCCGGACCGTCGAAGGCCCCGCCCGCACGGTGCTGATGGACGCCTCGGCCACCGCCGATCTGCTGGTCGTCGGCGCCGAGCGACGCCACGGGCACGTCGGGCTTCAGCTCGGCCGGGTCGCCCACGCGGTGCTGCACCGTGCCGTCTGTCCTGTGGCCGTCGTGCCCCAGTGGGTGTGA
- a CDS encoding phosphoketolase family protein, with protein MPEAKHQDSTVRTEPTVLTDEELRTLDAHWRAANYLAVGQIYLMANPLLHEPLRPEHIKPRLLGHWGTSPGLNLVHTHLNRVIKERGLDALCVWGPGHGGPAVLANSWLEGSYSETYPDVSRDAQGMERLFRQFSFPGGVPSHVAPETPGSIHEGGELGYSLAHAYGAALDNPDLLVACVIGDGEAETGPLAASWHSNKFLDPVHDGAVLPILHLNGYKIANPTVLARLPEPELDDLLRGYGHEPIHVTGDDPLQVHRDMAAALDHALDRIALMQRTAREEGRTERARWPVIVLRTPKGWTGPAVVDGEPVEGTWRSHQVPLAGVREIPDHLRQLEAWLRSYRPDELFDTHGSPTSEVLACVPGGARRLGATPHANGGLLVRELPLPPLERFAVPVDKPGATLHEPTRVLGDLLEMVMEDSSDRRDFRLVGPDETASNRLGAVFAATDKVWQARIEPTDEHLARHGRVMEILSEHLCQGWLEGYLLTGRHGLFSCYEAFVHIVDSMVNQHIKWLRTSRQLSWRAPIPSLNYLLTSHVWRQDHNGFSHQDPGFVDHVLNKSPEVVRVYLPPDANTLLSVADHALRSRDYVNVIVAGKQPCFDWLSMDQAKAHCARGAGIWEWAGTNHEREPEVVLACAGDVPTQEVLAAAGLLRRHLPELAVRVVNVVDIARLMPREEHPHGMSDFEYDGLFTRDKPVIFAYHGYPWLIHRLAYRRTGHPNLHVRGYKEMGTTTTPFDMIVRNDLDRYRLVMDVIDRVPGLAVRAAAVRQRMADARTRHHSWIREHGTDLPEVADWTWTG; from the coding sequence ATGCCCGAGGCCAAGCACCAGGACAGCACCGTACGGACGGAACCGACCGTACTGACCGACGAGGAACTGCGCACCCTTGACGCCCACTGGCGGGCGGCCAACTATCTGGCCGTCGGGCAGATCTATCTGATGGCCAACCCGCTGCTGCACGAACCTCTGCGCCCCGAGCACATCAAACCGAGGCTGCTCGGCCACTGGGGCACCTCGCCGGGGCTCAATCTCGTGCACACCCATCTCAACCGCGTCATCAAGGAACGCGGTCTCGACGCGCTGTGCGTGTGGGGCCCGGGGCACGGCGGGCCCGCAGTCCTCGCCAACTCCTGGCTGGAGGGCAGCTACAGCGAGACCTATCCGGACGTCAGCCGGGACGCGCAGGGCATGGAGCGCCTGTTCCGCCAGTTCTCCTTCCCCGGCGGCGTGCCCAGCCATGTCGCCCCGGAGACCCCGGGCTCCATCCACGAGGGCGGTGAACTGGGCTACTCACTCGCCCACGCCTACGGAGCCGCCCTCGACAACCCCGACCTGCTGGTCGCCTGCGTCATCGGCGACGGCGAGGCCGAAACCGGTCCGCTGGCCGCGTCCTGGCACTCCAACAAGTTCCTCGACCCCGTCCACGACGGCGCCGTCCTGCCCATCCTCCACCTCAACGGCTACAAGATCGCCAACCCGACGGTCCTGGCCCGCCTGCCGGAACCCGAACTCGACGACTTGCTTCGCGGCTACGGACACGAGCCGATCCATGTCACCGGCGACGACCCGCTCCAGGTACACCGCGACATGGCCGCCGCACTCGACCACGCACTGGACCGGATCGCGCTCATGCAGCGCACGGCCCGCGAGGAAGGCAGGACGGAACGGGCGCGCTGGCCGGTGATCGTGCTGCGCACGCCCAAGGGCTGGACCGGGCCCGCCGTGGTCGACGGAGAGCCCGTCGAGGGCACCTGGCGCTCGCACCAGGTGCCGCTGGCCGGCGTGCGCGAAATCCCCGACCATCTACGGCAGTTGGAGGCCTGGTTGCGCTCCTACCGGCCGGACGAACTCTTCGACACGCACGGCTCCCCGACCAGTGAGGTGCTCGCCTGCGTGCCCGGAGGCGCGCGCCGGTTGGGCGCCACGCCGCACGCCAACGGCGGCCTCCTCGTACGCGAACTGCCCCTCCCGCCGCTGGAGCGCTTCGCCGTCCCCGTCGACAAGCCCGGCGCGACGCTGCACGAACCCACCCGGGTCCTCGGTGATCTCCTCGAAATGGTCATGGAGGACTCCAGCGACCGTCGCGACTTCCGGCTGGTCGGGCCCGACGAGACCGCGTCGAACCGGCTCGGAGCGGTCTTCGCCGCCACCGACAAGGTCTGGCAGGCGAGGATCGAGCCGACCGACGAACACCTCGCCCGGCACGGCCGGGTCATGGAGATCCTCTCCGAACACCTCTGCCAGGGCTGGCTGGAGGGCTATCTGCTCACCGGCCGGCACGGGCTGTTCTCCTGCTACGAAGCCTTCGTCCACATCGTCGACTCCATGGTCAACCAGCACATCAAATGGCTGAGGACCTCCCGCCAACTGTCGTGGCGGGCCCCGATTCCCTCCCTCAACTATCTCCTCACCTCGCACGTGTGGCGGCAGGACCACAACGGCTTCTCGCACCAGGACCCGGGCTTCGTCGACCACGTGCTCAACAAGAGCCCCGAGGTCGTACGGGTCTACCTGCCGCCGGACGCCAACACACTGCTCTCCGTCGCCGACCACGCCCTGCGCAGCCGCGACTACGTGAATGTGATCGTCGCCGGAAAGCAGCCCTGCTTCGACTGGCTGTCCATGGATCAAGCCAAGGCCCACTGCGCACGTGGCGCCGGGATCTGGGAGTGGGCGGGCACGAACCACGAACGCGAGCCGGAGGTCGTCCTGGCTTGCGCCGGCGACGTACCCACCCAGGAGGTCCTCGCCGCGGCCGGCCTGCTCCGCCGTCATCTGCCCGAGCTCGCGGTGCGGGTCGTCAACGTGGTTGACATCGCCCGGCTGATGCCGCGCGAGGAACACCCGCACGGGATGAGCGACTTCGAGTACGACGGACTGTTCACCCGCGACAAGCCGGTGATCTTCGCGTACCACGGATATCCCTGGCTGATCCACCGGCTCGCCTACCGCCGCACCGGCCACCCCAACCTGCATGTCCGCGGCTACAAGGAGATGGGCACCACCACGACCCCGTTCGACATGATCGTCCGCAACGACCTGGACCGCTACCGGCTGGTCATGGACGTCATCGACCGCGTCCCCGGGCTCGCCGTGCGCGCCGCCGCCGTACGTCAGCGGATGGCCGACGCCCGAACCCGCCACCACTCCTGGATCCGCGAACACGGCACCGACCTGCCCGAGGTCGCGGACTGGACCTGGACCGGCTGA
- a CDS encoding universal stress protein: MDRSLYAGVDGSEPSLRALDWAVDEAAAHGAPLTVVHSWRWEQYESHEPSFGVKRGSSQVFAENITGSALARAERRSAALKVTSDLTADDPVTALIQASREASAVVVGSRGRGELAGLLLGSVGLAVAARAVSPVIVVRGEEANLRRGFHRIVVGIDEPEKSRAALEFALREAEVHGATLCVVHAWRCPAREIPDHPDHRADTEQHTRHTEELLDAALRLVGGADRVADIQRAAVEGPARPALLDAVLTADLLVVGARRRTGHLGMQLGPVNHAVLHHAACPVAVIPHE; this comes from the coding sequence GTGGACAGGTCGCTGTATGCAGGAGTCGACGGCTCGGAGCCGAGCCTGCGCGCGCTCGACTGGGCGGTTGACGAGGCGGCGGCGCACGGCGCGCCGCTGACCGTCGTCCACTCCTGGCGCTGGGAGCAGTACGAGAGCCATGAGCCGTCCTTCGGAGTGAAGCGGGGTTCGTCCCAGGTTTTCGCTGAGAACATCACCGGCTCGGCGCTGGCGCGCGCGGAACGCCGCAGCGCCGCATTGAAGGTCACGAGCGATCTGACGGCCGACGACCCAGTGACCGCGCTGATTCAGGCGAGTCGGGAGGCGTCGGCAGTCGTGGTCGGTAGCCGCGGACGCGGAGAACTGGCCGGCCTGTTGCTCGGCTCCGTGGGCCTGGCGGTCGCCGCGCGTGCCGTCTCGCCGGTGATCGTCGTACGCGGCGAGGAGGCGAACCTGCGGCGCGGCTTCCACCGGATCGTCGTCGGCATCGACGAGCCCGAGAAGTCCCGTGCGGCCCTCGAGTTCGCGCTGCGGGAGGCGGAGGTGCACGGTGCCACGCTGTGCGTGGTGCATGCGTGGCGCTGCCCGGCCCGCGAGATTCCTGACCATCCGGACCACCGGGCCGACACGGAGCAGCACACGCGGCATACCGAAGAACTGCTGGACGCCGCTCTGCGGCTGGTCGGCGGCGCCGACCGTGTTGCCGACATCCAGCGTGCGGCCGTCGAGGGCCCGGCCCGACCAGCTCTGCTGGACGCGGTGCTCACCGCGGACCTGCTGGTTGTCGGGGCCCGTCGCCGTACCGGCCACCTCGGCATGCAACTCGGCCCGGTCAACCACGCCGTACTGCACCACGCGGCCTGCCCAGTGGCCGTCATCCCGCACGAATGA
- the ppk2 gene encoding polyphosphate kinase 2, with protein sequence MAGKKERPVATLPRSVYERELLRLQTELVKVQEWVRAEDARLVVVFEGRDAAGKGGTIKRVAEHLNPRVARTVALPKPTERQRTQWYFQRYVEHLPAAGEIVLFDRSWYNRAGVEHVMGFCTKEEHQRFLHQCPIFERMLVEDGVLLRKYWFSVSDAVQEQRFRRRLQDPTRRWKLSPMDLESITRWEAYSRAKDQMLVHTDIPEAPWYVVESDDKRRARLNMMAHLLGSLPYHEVPPPVLELPARPPSTGYVRPPRDLQTYVPDHAAHLTD encoded by the coding sequence ATGGCCGGCAAGAAGGAGCGGCCGGTGGCGACACTGCCGCGATCGGTGTACGAGCGGGAGCTGCTGAGGTTGCAGACGGAGCTGGTGAAGGTCCAGGAGTGGGTGCGGGCGGAGGACGCCCGGCTGGTGGTGGTGTTCGAGGGGCGGGACGCGGCGGGCAAGGGCGGCACCATCAAACGGGTCGCGGAACACCTCAACCCGCGGGTCGCGCGGACCGTGGCCCTGCCCAAGCCCACGGAGCGCCAGCGCACCCAGTGGTACTTCCAGCGGTACGTCGAGCACCTGCCGGCCGCCGGAGAGATCGTCCTGTTCGACCGGAGCTGGTACAACCGCGCCGGCGTCGAGCATGTGATGGGTTTCTGCACGAAGGAGGAGCACCAGCGTTTCCTCCACCAGTGCCCCATCTTCGAGCGGATGCTGGTCGAGGACGGGGTCCTGCTGCGCAAGTACTGGTTCTCGGTGAGCGACGCCGTGCAGGAGCAGCGGTTCAGGCGCCGGCTCCAGGACCCGACGCGACGCTGGAAGCTGTCGCCGATGGACCTCGAGTCGATCACCCGGTGGGAGGCCTACTCGCGGGCCAAGGACCAGATGCTGGTGCACACGGACATCCCGGAAGCACCGTGGTACGTCGTGGAGAGCGACGACAAGCGCCGGGCACGGCTCAACATGATGGCCCATCTGCTCGGCTCCCTTCCGTACCACGAGGTGCCGCCGCCGGTGCTCGAACTTCCGGCCAGGCCACCGTCCACCGGCTACGTCCGCCCGCCGCGGGATCTGCAGACGTACGTCCCCGACCATGCGGCCCATCTGACGGACTGA